Proteins encoded by one window of Candidatus Nitrosocosmicus hydrocola:
- a CDS encoding LLM class flavin-dependent oxidoreductase, translating into MKKPRYCLEVWGRDYESIKGICTFAEELGYYGFFYGESLTDLDLDCWTVLSTLIPITKTIKLGPVITYINPAYRSLALIAKQSITFHDISNGRLEFRTGAGAASEYSTSWWDPYGIDYPDSRTRIAIFDEGLGLFINYVRRCDPIEYEKERRQPSTQSRDSDRTGGLVNAINHNGKYYSAMGAVMAKPLQDIPITIAAKGTKMMQIAAKYADVWESSYLTPNEFSSKNDKFSKMMKLGKNTESEPKRDSSSPLKRSIELDVIVAESNRELEVKKKTLAAERGPIAYEQVLQKGLVGTPNEIHTKVSKYIDLGIDQFFLAFQNPLDLDSIELFMKSVDMV; encoded by the coding sequence TTGAAAAAACCTAGGTATTGTTTGGAGGTCTGGGGTAGAGACTACGAAAGTATAAAGGGGATTTGTACCTTTGCAGAGGAGTTGGGATACTATGGTTTTTTCTATGGAGAATCTTTAACGGACCTAGATCTTGATTGCTGGACAGTGCTTTCTACCTTGATTCCGATAACGAAAACTATCAAACTGGGACCAGTTATTACTTATATTAATCCTGCCTACAGGAGTTTGGCCCTGATTGCCAAACAGTCCATTACTTTTCATGATATATCAAATGGACGACTTGAGTTTAGGACAGGTGCTGGCGCGGCCTCAGAATATTCTACTTCTTGGTGGGACCCTTATGGCATTGATTACCCTGACTCTCGCACCCGTATTGCTATTTTCGATGAGGGTCTTGGGCTTTTTATAAATTATGTGAGAAGGTGTGATCCGATTGAATATGAGAAAGAAAGGCGTCAACCTTCTACTCAGAGCAGGGATAGCGATAGAACTGGTGGTCTGGTTAACGCCATAAACCACAATGGCAAATATTATAGCGCTATGGGAGCTGTGATGGCCAAACCACTCCAAGACATCCCCATTACTATTGCAGCCAAAGGGACAAAAATGATGCAAATTGCAGCAAAGTACGCAGATGTCTGGGAGTCATCGTATTTGACACCCAATGAATTCTCCTCCAAGAATGATAAATTCAGTAAGATGATGAAACTAGGAAAAAACACTGAATCTGAACCTAAAAGGGATTCAAGCTCGCCTCTAAAGAGATCAATAGAATTAGATGTAATAGTAGCAGAGTCCAATAGAGAATTGGAGGTCAAGAAAAAAACACTTGCTGCCGAAAGAGGCCCTATAGCATATGAGCAGGTATTACAAAAAGGGCTTGTAGGTACGCCTAATGAAATACACACAAAGGTCTCAAAATATATCGATCTGGGTATCGACCAGTTTTTCTTAGCATTTCAGAATCCAT